In Fibrobacter sp. UWB10, a single window of DNA contains:
- a CDS encoding fibro-slime domain-containing protein gives MSSQAEVADNQRELDIIIRDFPVTHPDFENFQEEAHNSIYNGGKKSGGRTIGRYPDTWHVSYTSNAEWSTRRSNDALFGCGNTQTPELGIAVGVNGYPHDLMSTSGAFSTMPDYVLALVDNSGYAWYGEFKDCQYDAKLNPLGLKVMRGLVTDLCSDASGTWSANLADDKKTCSGTKVCKTHSWSQIVYTTPGMVEQKLYFPPDLTDCDANNNCALDIYEPVITRARFACDNQYFEQWYTDVEGMNKRTNTTLILDQDATEPAYFEIDKNWNNGGYFPLDSITEDGKFQWVSQKPLFPNQYGPQSLSIFCPPYAYQWADTQTDFMGENTESLCNAWLGAGGPRSENAAIDAALGVAGKPNNIGLRHLRNYGFTMMGVAKFKYKKGQHEVFKFTGDDDMWIFVDGVLVVDLGGTHLAAAGTADMDYLAANMHGCRQGDPMQDSCAAKLGPDGTWLHDSWHYLHFFYADRQSDGSNLRIRSSLSELAPSRYGQPAVSKVLAKLDSAGNQTVTMYLNTTLDQATIANIATNGTTQPPILVMRSVTDPATGIKKTEVYGYYVTSIEEIASQGASGVQYNFTGVLKDINGNIVENQIIVGGDKVAFNFPYDQDAVNSDEYKQQKADYAAYGIDEATWKVMLQWNLAVKYKVTSSSGKSVVGFPDTPEDWSDVIFKAPTQGSPFVMDSAITRPDFTTQATILTNIAESHDGELPKNYTADLLFTSVPSGVGKNNNPLALTNEEKKAFSQSTPEGGSNPYTTPYVGGQQSVTSMCYSNGTESCFSVSYPVMGPFRINVRVFDHLGHFVSQYQETMDEAKLHAALGQGKVEPGCGDALLYGETGAGLITIKMYPVSQSGREVGTGPYIYQVTFVQEAYTACIKEGASAWPHTLYYSRTFETYRRGYKRASTK, from the coding sequence ATGTCCTCTCAGGCTGAGGTGGCTGATAACCAGAGAGAATTGGATATCATTATTCGAGACTTTCCGGTAACACATCCGGACTTTGAAAATTTCCAGGAAGAAGCGCATAATAGTATTTATAACGGTGGCAAAAAGAGTGGCGGAAGGACTATTGGTAGGTATCCGGATACTTGGCATGTCTCGTATACGTCTAATGCGGAATGGTCCACTCGTCGTAGTAATGACGCTCTTTTCGGCTGCGGTAACACGCAGACTCCTGAACTTGGTATTGCGGTTGGTGTGAATGGCTATCCGCATGATTTGATGTCTACATCTGGTGCTTTTTCGACAATGCCTGACTACGTGCTGGCTTTGGTCGATAATTCCGGTTATGCTTGGTATGGCGAATTCAAGGATTGCCAATACGATGCTAAATTGAACCCGCTTGGCCTTAAGGTGATGCGCGGCTTGGTGACCGATCTTTGTTCCGATGCTTCTGGCACGTGGTCCGCAAACTTGGCTGACGACAAAAAGACTTGCTCGGGTACAAAGGTTTGTAAGACCCACTCTTGGTCCCAGATTGTCTATACGACTCCGGGCATGGTGGAACAGAAATTGTATTTCCCGCCTGACCTCACTGACTGTGACGCAAACAATAACTGCGCCCTTGATATTTATGAGCCGGTGATTACAAGAGCTAGATTTGCTTGCGACAACCAGTATTTCGAACAGTGGTATACTGATGTTGAGGGCATGAACAAGCGTACGAACACGACTTTGATCCTGGACCAGGATGCTACTGAACCGGCATATTTTGAAATTGATAAGAACTGGAACAATGGTGGCTATTTCCCGCTCGATAGCATTACGGAAGATGGCAAGTTCCAGTGGGTTTCTCAAAAGCCGTTGTTCCCGAACCAGTATGGCCCTCAGAGCCTTTCGATTTTCTGCCCGCCCTATGCATACCAGTGGGCTGACACCCAGACTGACTTTATGGGTGAAAATACCGAGTCTCTTTGTAATGCATGGTTAGGTGCAGGTGGTCCTAGAAGCGAAAATGCTGCCATTGATGCAGCTCTTGGAGTAGCGGGCAAGCCGAACAACATTGGTCTTCGCCATTTGCGCAACTACGGCTTTACCATGATGGGTGTTGCCAAGTTCAAGTACAAGAAGGGCCAGCACGAAGTCTTTAAGTTCACCGGTGACGATGACATGTGGATCTTTGTGGATGGCGTGTTGGTGGTTGACTTGGGTGGTACTCACCTTGCTGCTGCAGGTACGGCCGATATGGACTACCTGGCTGCAAACATGCATGGCTGCCGTCAGGGCGATCCGATGCAAGACTCCTGTGCAGCAAAGCTTGGTCCTGATGGTACCTGGCTGCACGATTCTTGGCACTATTTGCACTTCTTCTATGCGGACCGTCAGTCTGATGGTTCTAACCTGCGTATCCGTAGCTCGCTTTCTGAACTGGCTCCGTCCCGTTACGGTCAGCCGGCTGTGAGCAAGGTGCTTGCAAAGCTTGACTCTGCAGGTAACCAGACCGTGACCATGTACTTGAACACCACTCTGGATCAAGCAACCATTGCAAATATTGCCACGAATGGAACTACTCAACCGCCAATTCTTGTGATGCGTTCTGTGACGGATCCTGCGACTGGTATCAAGAAAACCGAGGTTTACGGCTATTACGTTACAAGCATCGAAGAAATTGCTAGTCAGGGCGCTTCTGGTGTGCAGTACAACTTTACAGGTGTCCTGAAGGATATCAACGGCAATATCGTTGAAAACCAGATTATTGTGGGTGGCGATAAGGTTGCGTTCAACTTCCCGTATGACCAGGATGCTGTGAATAGTGATGAATACAAACAGCAAAAGGCTGATTATGCCGCTTATGGTATCGATGAAGCTACATGGAAAGTTATGCTTCAATGGAACCTGGCTGTAAAGTACAAGGTGACCTCTTCTTCGGGTAAGTCTGTGGTCGGTTTCCCGGATACTCCGGAAGATTGGTCTGATGTGATCTTCAAGGCTCCGACTCAGGGTTCTCCGTTCGTGATGGACTCTGCAATTACCCGTCCGGACTTTACCACTCAGGCAACCATTCTTACCAATATTGCTGAAAGTCATGATGGCGAATTGCCGAAGAACTACACGGCTGACCTGTTGTTCACCTCTGTGCCGAGTGGCGTGGGTAAGAACAATAACCCGCTCGCATTGACTAACGAAGAAAAGAAGGCCTTCTCGCAGTCTACTCCGGAAGGTGGCTCTAACCCCTATACAACGCCTTATGTGGGTGGCCAGCAGTCTGTAACTTCGATGTGCTATTCGAATGGTACGGAAAGTTGCTTCAGCGTGTCTTATCCGGTGATGGGCCCGTTCCGCATTAACGTGCGCGTGTTCGACCACTTGGGCCACTTTGTGAGCCAGTACCAGGAAACCATGGACGAAGCTAAGTTACATGCCGCTTTGGGCCAGGGCAAGGTTGAACCGGGTTGCGGTGATGCATTGCTTTATGGCGAAACGGGTGCCGGTTTGATTACCATTAAGATGTATCCGGTGTCTCAGTCTGGTAGAGAAGTGGGAACTGGTCCTTACATTTATCAGGTGACCTTCGTTCAGGAAGCCTACACGGCTTGCATTAAGGAAGGCGCATCTGCTTGGCCGCATACACTTTACTACTCTCGTACGTTTGAAACCTACAGACGTGGTTACAAGCGCGCATCGACCAAGTAA
- a CDS encoding SpoIID/LytB domain-containing protein — translation MSFKLPLFFALTFGISFAFADDDFDLPDDVQSTEVPATAEDIPEGPVNFVPIEETTTGTENTADTASSKKANVKTESPKAKEPVQQAKQNKPLPVKNKSAKDIADSYLPPMPEAPAVPAKPATPAKPAATTVTSSATNDTVRFEDMQIPEDLNRPLRVGIFTGVKELYINYQGETVRVTPRGNMVRFEADGNSTEDIAHEFNSEDGGCLAVAPDKKSLGRACYPGSVMFRTTNGKLDAINSVDVEDYLRGVIPYEIGKLDSSRIEALKAQAVAARTYAYKHFNSRESMGFDVYADTKDQVYKGLESATPLTDAAVKATAGVVMTYGGEFIIAYYHSTCGGVTETLATWNRADLPYLKSVPDKRPNGKPWCDESSYTKWERRFADKEIAKLFKTNATEAKATFSTADGKDFKKVKSIKIKDNLKSGRILTLRVETDRGHFDVQTDRTRWLFKKAGTILPSSFFTVKKEGKEWLLTGTGFGHGVGMCQMGVRARAQAGQSYQEILSHYYQGITLEKFER, via the coding sequence ATGTCCTTTAAACTTCCACTGTTCTTTGCACTTACTTTCGGGATTTCGTTTGCTTTTGCAGACGATGACTTCGACTTGCCCGACGATGTGCAAAGTACGGAAGTGCCGGCGACCGCCGAAGATATTCCTGAAGGGCCTGTAAATTTCGTCCCTATTGAAGAAACTACTACCGGAACCGAAAATACAGCGGACACCGCATCTTCAAAAAAAGCAAACGTCAAGACAGAAAGTCCGAAGGCAAAAGAACCTGTTCAGCAAGCGAAGCAAAATAAACCGCTACCCGTAAAGAACAAGTCTGCCAAGGACATTGCAGACAGTTACTTGCCGCCCATGCCCGAAGCACCTGCCGTTCCGGCAAAGCCCGCTACTCCAGCAAAACCCGCGGCAACGACCGTAACAAGCTCTGCAACAAATGATACCGTCCGATTTGAAGACATGCAGATTCCCGAGGACTTGAACCGTCCGCTTCGTGTAGGGATTTTCACGGGAGTCAAAGAACTCTACATCAATTACCAAGGCGAAACCGTACGCGTCACTCCACGCGGTAACATGGTCCGCTTCGAAGCCGACGGCAATTCCACCGAAGACATCGCACACGAATTCAACAGCGAAGACGGCGGATGCCTCGCCGTCGCCCCCGATAAAAAGAGTCTCGGCAGGGCATGCTACCCCGGCAGCGTCATGTTCCGCACCACAAACGGCAAGCTCGACGCCATCAATTCGGTCGATGTCGAAGACTACTTGCGCGGTGTAATTCCCTACGAAATTGGCAAGCTCGATTCCAGCCGTATCGAAGCTTTAAAGGCACAAGCCGTTGCCGCCCGCACTTACGCATACAAACATTTTAACAGCCGCGAATCCATGGGCTTTGACGTTTACGCCGACACCAAGGACCAGGTCTATAAGGGCCTGGAATCGGCAACACCGTTGACCGATGCAGCCGTCAAGGCTACCGCAGGTGTCGTGATGACTTACGGTGGCGAATTCATTATCGCCTACTACCATTCCACTTGCGGCGGCGTCACTGAAACGCTTGCCACTTGGAACCGCGCAGACCTTCCGTACTTAAAGTCTGTTCCGGACAAGCGCCCGAATGGAAAGCCCTGGTGCGATGAATCCAGCTATACTAAGTGGGAACGCCGCTTCGCCGACAAAGAAATCGCAAAGTTGTTCAAGACAAACGCCACCGAAGCGAAGGCGACATTCAGTACTGCAGACGGAAAAGACTTCAAGAAAGTCAAATCCATCAAGATTAAAGACAATCTCAAGAGCGGACGCATTTTGACACTCCGCGTCGAAACAGACAGGGGACATTTCGACGTGCAAACCGATCGCACCCGCTGGCTGTTCAAGAAGGCGGGAACCATACTCCCCTCCTCTTTCTTTACCGTGAAAAAAGAAGGTAAGGAATGGTTGCTTACCGGCACCGGATTTGGGCACGGCGTGGGCATGTGCCAAATGGGAGTGCGGGCTCGTGCGCAGGCCGGGCAAAGCTATCAAGAAATCTTGAGTCATTACTACCAGGGAATCACTCTGGAAAAATTCGAGCGGTAA
- the def gene encoding peptide deformylase: MALLEIRTYGDPVLRKKCEPITEITPELRQLAKDMLETMYEAPGCGLAAPQIGKNIRLVVIDTAIPGEEEPRPYIMFNPEWEAEPDAKVVPYDEGCLSVPDIFCNVMRPDKVCVRFFDINGEPQELHDCDGLFGRCIQHETDHLNGDLFVDKISTADRTMNQSKLRKMAKDTQAKLKKR, encoded by the coding sequence CGAAATTAGAACTTACGGCGACCCGGTGCTTCGCAAAAAGTGCGAACCCATTACCGAGATTACGCCTGAACTGCGCCAGCTCGCCAAGGACATGCTCGAAACCATGTACGAGGCGCCGGGTTGCGGCCTTGCCGCCCCGCAAATTGGCAAGAACATTCGCTTGGTCGTAATCGACACCGCTATTCCCGGTGAAGAAGAACCGCGCCCCTACATTATGTTCAACCCCGAATGGGAAGCCGAACCCGATGCAAAGGTGGTGCCGTACGACGAAGGTTGCCTTTCTGTGCCGGATATCTTCTGCAACGTGATGCGTCCCGACAAGGTGTGCGTGCGTTTCTTTGACATCAATGGCGAACCGCAAGAACTGCATGACTGCGACGGACTCTTTGGCCGCTGCATTCAGCACGAAACGGACCACCTGAACGGCGATTTGTTCGTAGACAAGATTTCGACTGCCGACCGCACCATGAACCAGTCCAAGCTGCGTAAAATGGCAAAGGATACTCAGGCGAAACTAAAGAAGCGCTAA
- a CDS encoding type IA DNA topoisomerase: protein MILLVAEKPSVANQHYRPMLERLEGEKFTQGDGCLIGKNHCITWCVGHLITLAPLDAYPGFEGGWRLSNLPLLPEKFKLMEIESTKKQLNVVRQMMEQADVLVNGADAGREGNLIFDLVLDYTPSFKQKTIKRLWVNSYVAKDLDKAWKNLEDATQRVNLSYAARLRQRADWMVGLNATRAYTLTAGRGKMISVGRVQTPTLNLIVERDTIVEQFKELFYYSVVGTWKGFQAQFVKREEDAKGEANLKVAVFEKESEANSVVARCVPPAEATIAKIDNQQKKQFPQKPFDLTELQKEGNKRFKYSAQQVLDCAQNLYEKKLLTYPRTDSQYLPDTMKQEAFALAQKLATPEQQKIFRSFDENFVFINSSKVTDHFAIIPTGEAPNDLPEMEQKIYDLAKERFVQAWLKPYVWDEMEVILEAKDERRETRELFRLKLKRNEDLGFRALVKETKDDKKKAKGKKGDAESKDAEGKGDSDDITNLVEAFPEWNAGDSAPFDSVELQKKKKSKPKYYTEATLLAAMKTAGKQIENEELAEAMKDRGLGTPATQAGIIETLKKRGFIEAQKNYLVSTARGREVIALMDEKVKSPEMTGEWEYKLSQVEKGVLAPAEFRDGIVEYVKQLFTDLHARYGCQFERETVTESIPCPKCGSALDVAPWGYVCPKTECGFRFGHTVAGKMLAHAEIKKLLAGETVGPVSGFKSKKGTEFSAKLSVDKDFNIQFEFESDGKFHGQKTEYKCPLCGATLEENKNALFCTNATDGVDCKFTLFKTVAGHTLTTTEIGELFTNGETPLIQDFKSKKGSDFAARLKWGEGADKGRTVFEFMRRNLPCPVCGDQLRFRSGTSGQGANEATHAAYVCMNPQCGFGIPQVFYQRKFTDEEVEGLLKNKFTPVLEPFKKNDTTFRAALEIRDGGKLAFNKLTVEVISQK, encoded by the coding sequence GTGATCCTGCTTGTCGCCGAAAAACCGTCTGTTGCAAACCAACACTACCGCCCTATGTTGGAGCGGTTGGAAGGGGAAAAATTCACCCAAGGCGACGGATGCCTGATTGGTAAGAACCACTGCATTACCTGGTGCGTAGGTCACCTGATTACCCTTGCACCGTTAGACGCCTACCCCGGATTCGAAGGCGGCTGGCGGCTTTCGAATTTGCCCCTGCTCCCTGAAAAGTTCAAGCTCATGGAAATCGAGAGCACCAAGAAACAGCTGAATGTGGTGCGACAGATGATGGAGCAGGCTGACGTGCTGGTGAACGGCGCGGATGCCGGCCGCGAAGGTAACTTGATTTTTGACCTAGTGCTCGACTACACGCCCTCTTTTAAGCAAAAAACCATTAAGCGCCTGTGGGTGAACAGCTATGTAGCCAAGGACTTGGACAAAGCCTGGAAGAACCTGGAAGATGCCACCCAACGCGTGAATTTGAGTTATGCAGCCCGTTTAAGACAGCGAGCCGACTGGATGGTAGGTCTGAACGCGACACGCGCCTACACGCTTACGGCAGGGCGCGGCAAGATGATTTCAGTGGGCCGTGTGCAAACGCCTACACTCAATTTGATTGTAGAACGCGACACCATCGTGGAGCAATTCAAGGAACTCTTTTACTACAGCGTCGTGGGCACATGGAAAGGGTTCCAGGCCCAATTTGTCAAGCGCGAAGAAGACGCCAAGGGCGAAGCGAACCTTAAAGTAGCCGTCTTTGAAAAAGAATCGGAAGCGAATTCGGTTGTAGCGCGTTGTGTTCCTCCTGCCGAAGCGACTATAGCTAAAATCGATAACCAGCAGAAAAAGCAGTTTCCGCAAAAACCATTCGACCTGACCGAATTGCAGAAAGAGGGCAACAAGCGTTTTAAATACAGCGCCCAGCAAGTTCTAGATTGCGCCCAGAATCTGTACGAAAAGAAACTGCTGACATACCCGCGTACCGATTCGCAGTACCTGCCCGACACCATGAAGCAAGAGGCATTCGCCCTCGCGCAAAAATTGGCGACCCCCGAGCAGCAAAAGATTTTCCGTTCCTTCGATGAAAATTTTGTCTTCATCAATTCAAGCAAGGTGACTGACCACTTTGCCATTATCCCCACCGGCGAAGCTCCAAACGATTTGCCCGAAATGGAGCAGAAGATTTACGACCTGGCCAAGGAACGCTTTGTGCAGGCGTGGCTAAAGCCGTACGTGTGGGACGAAATGGAGGTGATTCTTGAGGCGAAAGACGAGAGACGAGAGACGAGAGAATTATTCCGTTTGAAGCTCAAGCGCAACGAAGATCTCGGTTTCCGCGCACTCGTCAAAGAGACGAAAGACGACAAGAAAAAAGCGAAGGGCAAAAAAGGCGACGCCGAATCCAAGGACGCCGAAGGCAAAGGCGACAGCGACGATATCACGAATTTGGTCGAAGCATTCCCCGAATGGAACGCCGGCGACAGCGCGCCCTTCGATAGCGTCGAATTGCAAAAGAAAAAGAAGAGCAAGCCTAAATACTATACCGAGGCAACGCTCCTTGCCGCCATGAAGACGGCCGGTAAGCAAATCGAAAACGAAGAACTTGCCGAAGCTATGAAAGACCGCGGCTTGGGTACGCCGGCAACGCAGGCAGGCATTATCGAAACACTCAAGAAACGCGGCTTCATTGAAGCGCAAAAGAATTACTTAGTGAGTACCGCCCGCGGGCGCGAAGTCATCGCCTTGATGGATGAAAAAGTCAAGTCGCCCGAAATGACAGGCGAATGGGAATACAAACTTTCTCAGGTCGAAAAAGGCGTGCTTGCACCCGCTGAATTCCGCGACGGAATCGTTGAATACGTGAAGCAGCTGTTCACCGATTTGCATGCGCGATACGGCTGCCAGTTCGAGCGCGAAACCGTAACCGAAAGCATTCCATGCCCGAAATGCGGGAGCGCGCTCGATGTAGCCCCCTGGGGCTACGTGTGCCCCAAGACCGAATGTGGATTCCGATTCGGGCACACAGTGGCAGGCAAGATGCTTGCTCACGCCGAAATCAAGAAATTACTTGCCGGCGAAACTGTCGGACCTGTTTCAGGTTTCAAGAGCAAGAAAGGCACTGAATTTTCAGCAAAGCTTTCAGTCGATAAAGATTTCAATATTCAGTTTGAATTCGAAAGCGACGGCAAATTCCACGGACAGAAAACAGAATACAAGTGTCCGCTTTGCGGCGCCACTCTCGAAGAAAACAAGAACGCCTTATTCTGCACCAATGCAACCGATGGCGTCGATTGCAAATTCACGCTATTCAAAACCGTTGCGGGCCACACGCTTACCACCACCGAAATAGGCGAACTCTTTACTAACGGCGAAACGCCGCTGATTCAAGATTTCAAGAGCAAGAAGGGGTCTGATTTTGCCGCCCGCCTCAAATGGGGCGAAGGCGCCGACAAGGGCCGCACCGTTTTTGAATTCATGCGCAGGAACCTCCCCTGCCCCGTTTGTGGCGATCAATTGCGTTTCCGCAGCGGTACATCGGGCCAAGGCGCAAACGAAGCTACACACGCCGCTTACGTGTGCATGAACCCGCAATGTGGCTTTGGCATTCCGCAAGTATTCTACCAGCGCAAATTCACCGACGAAGAAGTCGAAGGCTTACTCAAGAACAAATTCACACCAGTTCTTGAACCGTTCAAGAAAAACGACACAACCTTCCGCGCGGCACTCGAAATCCGCGACGGCGGCAAACTCGCCTTCAACAAATTAACCGTCGAAGTCATCTCTCAAAAATAG
- a CDS encoding MiaB/RimO family radical SAM methylthiotransferase, whose protein sequence is MDYSNEKPLLAVISQGCAANFGDGEKIARAFASEYHVVFGMPESKTSEKPAAFVLNVCTVKGNAGALKLLREALSAAPDAKIFITGCAPKDFREEAAKISDKVVFTSLKELGSAAPRGTPLRESPLVGIVNIEEGCLDACAYCSTRLVKGRLHSYPAADIVQQVKSLVSDGCVEIQLTGQDCGCYGFDTGTNLAELVQQILAEVPGNYKMRLGMGNPRHMMQYLDDLLKCFEDDRVYKFIHLPVQSGSENILKAMNRKHSADDYVMLAEAFNKFPLFTLSTDLIVGFPGETEQDFQDTLNILEKTRPTVCNITRFVTRPNTPAYNMAGAVPDEVKHFRSAALAEAFQRIATENNARWVSTTETVVIEKPGYRKGTYIARNAAYRPVAITSEKPLQPGERFTVSIAAAEPFALIGNIID, encoded by the coding sequence GTGGATTACTCCAACGAAAAGCCGCTACTCGCTGTAATTAGCCAAGGTTGCGCAGCCAACTTTGGCGATGGCGAAAAAATTGCAAGGGCATTTGCAAGCGAATACCACGTTGTCTTCGGAATGCCCGAATCGAAAACGTCTGAGAAGCCCGCAGCATTCGTGCTGAACGTCTGCACCGTGAAAGGGAATGCCGGCGCACTTAAGTTGTTGCGCGAAGCATTAAGCGCTGCCCCCGACGCCAAGATATTCATTACGGGCTGCGCCCCGAAAGACTTTAGAGAAGAAGCCGCCAAGATTTCCGATAAGGTCGTATTCACTAGCCTAAAGGAGCTCGGGTCGGCGGCCCCTCGTGGGACCCCCCTGCGAGAATCACCGCTGGTGGGGATAGTCAACATCGAAGAAGGTTGTCTGGATGCATGCGCATATTGCTCTACAAGGCTCGTGAAAGGGCGTTTGCATAGCTACCCTGCCGCAGACATCGTGCAACAAGTAAAAAGCCTCGTAAGCGACGGATGCGTTGAAATCCAGTTGACAGGCCAAGACTGCGGTTGCTACGGATTCGACACCGGCACCAACCTCGCTGAACTCGTTCAACAGATTCTGGCTGAAGTCCCGGGCAATTACAAGATGCGCCTTGGCATGGGTAACCCACGCCACATGATGCAGTATCTGGACGATCTCTTAAAATGTTTTGAAGACGACCGCGTCTACAAATTCATTCACCTGCCCGTGCAAAGCGGAAGCGAAAACATTCTCAAGGCAATGAACCGCAAGCATTCTGCAGACGACTACGTGATGCTTGCCGAAGCGTTCAACAAGTTCCCGCTATTCACGCTCAGCACCGACTTGATTGTCGGATTCCCGGGCGAAACCGAACAAGATTTTCAGGATACGCTCAACATTCTCGAAAAGACGCGTCCGACAGTTTGCAACATCACGCGCTTTGTGACGCGCCCGAACACGCCCGCCTACAACATGGCCGGCGCCGTTCCCGACGAAGTCAAGCACTTTCGTTCTGCCGCCCTTGCCGAAGCCTTCCAACGCATCGCGACTGAAAATAACGCCCGTTGGGTAAGCACCACCGAAACCGTGGTTATCGAAAAGCCCGGCTACCGCAAGGGCACCTACATCGCCCGAAACGCCGCCTACCGCCCGGTAGCTATCACCAGCGAAAAACCGCTACAGCCGGGCGAACGATTCACCGTCAGCATCGCTGCCGCCGAACCCTTCGCCCTCATTGGCAACATTATCGATTAA